Part of the Candidatus Hydrogenedentota bacterium genome, TGGAAGCCCATGCCACCTCGGTGCCCCGCGCGCGGTGTTCTCTTGAAAACAATTCAGCCCAGCCCTAAGATGCTCTGGGCGGGCAGCCCGCCTGATACCCCCACAAGGAGTCTGAAAGATGAGAAGATGCCCAGTCCTGCTTCTGGTCCTCGCCGCCGTCGCTGCCCGCGCGGACGGCCCCGCGAAAGGCGTTATTTACGCGGATGCGAACGCCAACGGCGTCCGGGACGCGGCCGAGGCCGGCCTCCCCGGCGTCGTGGTCGCCAACGGCCGCGACGTGGCCGTGACAGACGCGGATGGGGCCTGGTCCCTGCCGGTCACGGACGACACGGCCCTGTTCGTCGTCAAGCCGACGGATTACGCCGTGCCCGTGGACGCCCACCAGCGGCCCCGCCACTATTATCTGCACAAGCCCGCGGGCTCGCCGCCGGGCGACGCCGCCCCGGGCGTGGACCCCACGGGGCCCCTGCCGGACTCCGTGGACTTCGGCCTCATCCCCAGGCCCGAGCCGCGCGCCTTCGACGTGGTCGTGTTCAGCGACCCCCAGGCCCGCGGCATCACGGAGGTGAACTATGTCGCCCGCGACGTGGTGCCCGAGCTGGTCGGCACGGACGCCGCCTTCGGCGTCACCCTGGGCGACACCGTCGCGGACGACCCCGGCCTCTTCAGGGAGGTCAGCGAGGCCGTCGGCACCGTGGGCATCCCCTGGTACTGGGTCTTCGGCAACCACGACGGCAACCGCAGCGCAAAGGAGGACCGCCACGCCGACGAGACCTTCGAGCGCTTTTTCGGCCCCGCCACCTATGCCTTCTGGCACGGCGGCGTCTTCTTCTTCGCCTTCCGCAACATGGAGCTGAACGCGGACGGCAAGCTCGAGAACCGCTTCCGCGCGGACGACCTGGCGCTGCTGCGCGCGTGCCTGGCGCAGGTGCCGGAGGAGGCGCTCGTGGTCCTGATGATGCACGTGCCCCTGCCCGCCGCCAAGAACTGCCGGGAACTCTACGCCCTCGTGCAGGACCGGCCCCGCGTCTTCTCGATGTCCGGCCACACCCACGAGCAGGCCCACCTCTTCCTGGACGCGTCCCGCGGATGGAAGGGCGCCGAACCGCACCACCACTACATCGCGGGCACCGTGTCCGGCGCGTGGTGGGTGGGCGAGCGCGACGAGACCGGCATCCCCCACGCCACCATGAACGACGGCGGGCCCAACGGCTACGCCGTCGTCTCCTTCGACGGCGCGGACTACCGCGTCCGCTACCAGGCCGCGCGGCGGCCTGCCGGATACCAGATGAACGTCTACTGCCCCGACGAGCTGCTCCGGGCGGAGGCGGCGGGCGCGGAGGTCACGGTCAACTTCTTCGCCGGGTCCGAACGCTGCCGCCTCGACATGACCCTGGACGGCGGCGCAACCTGGCTGCCCATGGAGCGCTTCACCGGCACCGACCCCGAATGCGCCCGCATGCGCGCCATGAACCCCCACCGCCTCGACGGGGTCTGGGGGTGGGACGTGGACGAGCCGGCCCGCACCGGCCACCTCTGGCGCGCCCGGCTGCCCGAGAGAATGGAGCCCGGCACCCACCTCCTCACCGTCCGCGCCACCGACCTCTTCGGACAAACCCACACCGGCCGCCGCGTGGTCCGCATCCTGGAGACGCCCCGGCCCGAGTGACCAAGAAGGAAGAAAAAAACATCGATGGGCAGGATGGACAGGATGCTCAGAAATCCTGCCCGTCCGTGTCAGGCCGCCTCTTCCGAGTCAGGCGCTTGAAATCCAGGGACGGGCTGCCGAAGTTGATGAGCAGGCCGACCTCGATGCCCGTGGCGTTGAGATAGTTGATGACCTGGGCCTGATGCTCCGGGATGAGGGCCTTGACGGCCTTGAGCTCAACAAGCACCTTCCCCTCGACCAGCAGATCGGCATAGAAGTCACCGACGGACTCCCCGCGGAACAAAACGCGAATGGGGCACTGGGCAGCGGCGGACAGGCCCTTCTGGTGCAGGGCCACGAGCAGCGCCTTCTCATAGACCGACTCCAGAAACCCCGCGCCCAGCTCGTTGATCACCTCAAACGCGCAACCGATCACCGCCTCCGTAATGTGCCGGTACTTAAGTCCCTCCCGCGCATTATGTCCGTCCATGCCTCCCCCCCTCCCTTGCGTTGCGTCCCGGGCGCGCTAAGCGCGCCGCGCTTCCATCCGCCTTATCCTGTCAATCCTGTCCATCCATGTGAATTCTCCCACCCGGTCGGCCGCTCAGTCGTCGGCGGGGTCGTCCGGGGTGAGGTGGTGGGAGTCGCCGGCCATCTCGCCCTGGTCCTCGGCGAGGCCGGGGGGCAGGTCGAAGTTGCCGTGCCGCAGGAACTGCATGCACAGCAGCGCCACCTGGCGGCTGTTCATGATGAAGGTGTGCGCGTGGTGGACCAGCGCCCAGGCCTTCATCCCCTCCAGCTTGGTGCTTTCCACGGTGACCACGCCGTCATTCGGCTCCTTGAAGGTCAGCCGCTGGCCGCGGTCGCCCGCGATGACCGCAAACTCCCCCGGCGGCACGGGCAGGGTCTCGTAAAACTCCTCGGAGGCGAGCTGCTGCCCGCTGTCCCCCGTGAACCACCGGTAGATCGGGTTGTCCTTGAACGCGCGGGCCATGTCGGCGGGCCGGTTGGGCGGCGCCAGCATCACGATGCGGCCCAGCCCCGGGGGATACCCCCTCTTGAACCCGTTGCGGAGGATGATGTTTCCCAGGGAGTGCCCGATGAGGTGGTACACCGGGGTCTCCACCTTCTCGGCGAGGAAGGCGCGCAGGTCGTCCGACAGCAGGTCCATGGTGGTGGCCTTGGCGCTGTAGGGGAAATTGAGGACGGTGTACCCGGCGGACCGCAGCCTCACCTCCATCAGCCACATGGAGGCCCGGGTGCGGCCCATGCCGTGGAGCAGAACCACGGTCTCCGACCCCGCCGCGACCTTCTCCGCGGGCGCCTCCGCGGCGGCAAACACGCCCGCCAGGACGCATACAAGCGCCGCAAAGGGCACGCATTTTCCGGTGGGTGCCGTCATGGGTTTCGGGGATGTCCTGTGGTGCGCACCCTGCAGAAGGCTGCGGGCGCGGGCGGGAAGTATAGGCGGGCGGACCGTGTCCGGGCAAGCCGCGGACCCCGGCCGCCTGTCAGAGGGCGACATCCACAACGGCCTGCTGGCCCTCGAGCACCTCGAAAGGCGCCGTCTTCCGCTCCATGCCGCCGCGGGCCGCCGGAAAGTCCTCTTTGCTGATGGGCTTCGACGAGGCAAAGAGGGTCACCTCCCCCTTGCCCGCCGGAATGCCCGGACACGCATAGGTTCCCGAACCGGACACGTCGAACAGCAGCCGCTCGACGGCGTTTTCGCCGCGGAACAGGGCGACCTCCACAAAAGCGGACCGGGGCGCGCCGCCCTGGTATGAGATGGCGCCCCCCACCGAGCAGTTGCCGGAGGCGTAGACAAAGTCCATCCAGGTCACCTGCGACAGGTCCATCGTGCCTTTCTGCTCGTAGACGCGGTCAAACCAGGGCGCCGAGGGCGACGGCGCCACGCGCGCAGCCACAGACACCTGGCCGGGCGGCAGCTTGAGCACCTCGTACTGCCCCGGAGTCGAATAAAGGGGCTCCAGGACACGGCTGCCCATGGTGGACCCGCTGGTCACGCGGAACTCCGAAAACACGGCGGGGAACCCGTCCACCGCCACGTCGCCGGTGAGGGCCCCCTTGCGCGGAAGCTGGATCTTGACCTCCGTCACCTTGCCGGGCTCGGAAACGATGATCGCGCGGCCCATGCCGTATTCCCGGTGGTCAAAGAGGAACCAGTTCACGCCCACCGGCAGGGTGTAGACGGCGAACTCGCCCCGGTTGTCCGTGTCGGCGTAGGTGAGCTTCCCGCGCACGGTGCCCTCGGGCGTGCCCTGGCGCGGCATCACGCGCACCCTGGACACGGTCAGCTCGTTGGCCCCGTACACCTTGCCTTTGATGACCGCCGACCGCAGCAGCGGAAACTCCAGCACCGTCCCGGGGTTCCACGCGTCGGTCAGGCTGAACGGCACCCCCAGGGGCGCGTAGCCGCTCGCCCGCGCGTACAGCGTGTATTCGTCCATGATCTGAAACTGGTCGGTGAACTCGCCGGCCGGATGCGACATCCCCCGGAACTCGGCCAGCAGGTAGGGCTGCAGCGACTGGTGCCGGCCCTTGCACGCCGCGATCTCAAACTCCGGGACCGGCTGCCCCGTGTTGGCGTCCGTCACGCGGCCCCGCACCGCGAACCGGAGCGGAAACCGGTCCACAATGTCTATGTCCACCCGCGCGTTCTTGCGGTCCGTGACCAGCCGCACATCGTGGGCCAGCAGCCGCCCCTGGTGGGAGATGGCCGCCTTGTGCTCCCCGCGCGTCACCCCCCTGATCTCAAAGGCGCCGTAAAGGTCCGTCTCCGCCGACGGGCCCAGTTGCCGGGTGAGGTCGGGCACCCCTCCAGGGCCCGGATCGGCGATCACCTGTCCCGTCATGTCCACATCGTACACCGTCACCAGCAGCCCCGGAATCCCGTCGCCGAAGCGCTTGTCCCCCACCCGGCCCTGAAGGGCGTAATTGGTCGGCATCGCCGCCCCGGGGGCCTGCGGCGGCGCATCGGAAGGCGCGGGCGCCGTCTCCGCGCCGGAGGGCGCCGCCGGCGTCTCCGGCGCGCTCTCCCCCTCGGAGGGCGGCGGCGGCGGCGCAACAGGGGGCGGGGTCTCTGAACCAGAGGCGGTCGCGCCGGGAACGGGGTCGGCGGGGGCGAAGAACGCCGCGTAGGCGAAATAGCCCCCGATCACCACCACCGCCAGCGCCGCAAACCCCGCCGCCAGGACGGCCGGGCTGACTCCGCGCCGCTTGGCCCTGCCGAGATGGGTCTCCTTGGCCGCCTTGATGGCCGCGATGTCCCCCGCCACCTCGCGCATGATGTGCACCATGCGCTCCTTGCTGGCCAGTTCCGACGCCAGGGCCGAGGCCACCTCTTTGCGCAGGGACTTCTCCACGTTTTCGAGGGTGCGGGCCAGGTCCTCGCCGGCCTCCTTCGGCTCGATCTTGAGCAGGTCGGCAATCTGCCGGGCGGGCGTGCCGCAGAGCACATGGAGCATGAAGCCCTTGCGCTCCTGCACGGAGAAGGGGCCGAGCTCCTCGTTGAGCGGGTCCATCAGCTCGGTCTGCAGCCATTTCAGGTCCACCGGCATGGCCCCGGGGTCCCGGTCCCGCGGGGCGAAGCGGTCCGGGCCCCGCTGCGCGAGAAGGGCGTCCGTCTCCCCCTGCGCCAGCGCGCACAGCCAGTGGCCCAGCTTGCCGGCGTCGGTGATGGAGACCAGGCGGTCGAAGGCCTTCCGGAAAGTGGACACCACCGCCCTGTCGGCCGCCGCCACATTGCCCGACTGCGCGAGCGCCGCCGCGTACACCACCGGCTGGTACCGCTCAATGATGTGGCGGAACGCGTCGGGCTGACCCTTGAAGATGCGCCGTATGGCGGCCCGGTCTTTGTTGACAGGTCTGAAAGCCACTGCGTCACCCTCGCGCGTTGCGCGGCCGTGCGGCGCGGAACAGCCCCGCCGGCCCGTCTTGTTCTCTCACGCACTCTGGCACGGCCGCCGGAACACCCGGGGTTCCGGCGCGCCGGTGCTTCAAGGCACCGGCACCATTATGCGGATGCGGACAAACGCGTTCAAGTCCCGCGGAGGGCCAAAACGGGGCGCCGCCGGGCGCGCGGCCTACAGGAACGCGTGCCCCTCGGCCTCGGGCTGGTAGACGATGTCCACCACCACGGCCCGGCGTTCCCCGCCGTCCTTCTCATAGACGAGGGTCTCGCCGACGCGGGACCCGAGCAGGGCGGTGCCCAAAGGGCTGAGCACGGAGATGTGGTCGGGGGCCCCGGAAAGGAACCCGGGGTAAACCAGTGTGCAGAGGCGTTCGCGGTGGGTCTGGGTGTCCTGCAGGATGAGGCTGGAGTTCATGGTGACCACGTCGTCGGGGACCGGCTCCCCGTGCAGGATCGTCGCGTGGTTCAACTCCTCATTAAGACGGCGCACCGAGCTCCAGGAGTCCTCGTCAACCCCTCCGGTCAGCAGCTCGATGCGCTTGTGAAGTGTCTCGCAATCGCGTTCCGTGACCACAATCTGCCGTGTGCTCATTGCGCTCCCTTTCGGTTGCGGACCAAATGCCCTGGACGGCGCGCCACACGCCGCCGTTAGCATAGTACCCTTTTCCGCCGCCATTGTAAACCCTGTTCTTGGAACGCCGCATTCCCCGGCAAAGGGGACACCCGGCCCGTCCGCCCCCGGAAGTCAGAAGCCGTGGCGGCGCAGGGTGTTGTCCACTCCGGAAAGGTAGGACGCCCCGAAAAGCCGGACATGCACCAGCAGGGGGTACAGGGTGTAGATGTCCCGCCGCAGCTCGAAAAAGCCCGGCCGCAGCGGGCGCAGCGCGGTGTAGGCGTCGAAAAAGGCCGCCCCAAAGGTGTTAAACAGCGTGATGAAGGCCAGCTCCACCTCCGGATGGCCGAAGTGGACCGCGGGGTCCAGGAATCCCGTGATGCGCCCGTCCCGGGCGAGCACGTTGGTCGTCCACACATCCCCGTGCAGGAGCGAGGGGTGCTCCGGCTCCTCCAGCCACGCGTCGAGCCGCCCGCAAAAGGCCGCCAGCCGCCGGTGCATCCCGCGCGGGAGCGCGCCCTCCTCCAGCGCCCGGCCGGCCATGTGAAGCAGCCGCCGCTCCCGGTAGAAGTCCACCCACGACGCGCAGGGCGCGTTGGGCTGCGGCAGCCCGCCGATGAGGGTGTCCCAGGGCAGCCCGTGCGCCGCGCCGCGCACATTGTGGAGCGCGGCCAGCAGTTCGGCGGCGTGGGCCTCCGCGACGCGGGAAAACCGGCTCTCGCCGGGCAGCAGGGTCATGGCCAGCAGGCGCGGCTCGGCGTGCAGCACCTCCGGCACGGGAATGGCCCCCGTCTCCGCGAGCAGGGAAAGCATGCGCCCCTCGACGTCCAGCCGGGGCTCGGCGCGGCCGTCCACCTTCACCACGATGTCGCGGCCGTCGGAAAGGCGCGCGCGGTACACCTCGCCCACGCAGCCCCCGGCCAGGGGCGCGAAGGAGGCCACGGCCGCCCCCAGCACCTCTTCCGTCCGGCGCGTCCAGGCGCTCACCCCGCGCCCTCCTCCAGGGCCTCCAGATGCGCCAGCACGCCCTCCACCCCCTCCTGAATCAGGTCCATCATCCGGTCAAAGCCCTCGGGGCCGCCGTAGTAGGGGTCGGCCACGCCGCCCTCCGGCCGGGACGCGGTGAACTCGGTGAACAGGCGCACCCGGCCCCTCAGCGCGGGGGGGCAGCTTTCCAGCAGATCCTCGACGTTGTTCTCGTCCATGCCGGCGACCAAATCGAAGCGCGCAAAATCGTCCGGGGACACGGAGCGGGCGCGCAGCCCGGAAAGGTCCACCCCCCGCTTGCGGGCCGCCGCCTGGGCGCGGGGGTCCGGAGTGGCGCCGGCATGCCAGTTGCCCGTGCCCGCGGAGTCGGCGCCGAAGCGCCCCTCAAGCCCGCGCCGCACAAGCAGCGCCCGGAACATCCCCTCGGCGGAGGGGCTCCGGCAGATGTTTCCCAGACAGACAAACAGCACCTTTTTCACGGGGGATGCCTTTCTTGGCGGGAAGGGGGGGCGCTGCGGGCGGACGCGGCTCAGGCCTCTCCGTCCGGCGCCGGGGTCTCGCGGCCGGCGGCGTCCACCAGTTCCTTGATGGCCTTGCCGGGCTTGAAGGTCACGACCCGCTTGCGGGAGATGGCGACGGACGCGCCGGTCCGCGGGTTGCGGCCCGAGCGGGCATTGCGGCTCTTGGTCTCAAAAACGCCGAAATTCCGCACCTCGAGGCGGTCCCCCCGCGCCAGCGTGTCCACCACGGTGTCGAGCATGGCCTGGACCACGACCGCCACCTCCCCCTGGGTGAACCCCAGCTTGTCGGCGATTTCGATGACGAGTTCCCGCTTGGTCAACCCTTGGCTCCTTCACGTTCGGCCCGGGGCCCGCCCGTGGGGCGCGCCGCGCCGGGGGTCACTGCATGCCCAGCGCGCTCTTGTACATGGAGCCGATGCCGCCGATGTCGAAGTACATGACGACGGCGATGACGGCGAGGACGGCCACCGCGATGAGGAGGTTCTTGGTGCCGGGGGCCATGCCGCCCCCGCCCCCGCCGCCCTTGCCGCCGCCGGCCAGCATGTC contains:
- a CDS encoding GxxExxY protein; its protein translation is MDGHNAREGLKYRHITEAVIGCAFEVINELGAGFLESVYEKALLVALHQKGLSAAAQCPIRVLFRGESVGDFYADLLVEGKVLVELKAVKALIPEHQAQVINYLNATGIEVGLLINFGSPSLDFKRLTRKRRPDTDGQDF
- a CDS encoding low molecular weight phosphotyrosine protein phosphatase, which translates into the protein MKKVLFVCLGNICRSPSAEGMFRALLVRRGLEGRFGADSAGTGNWHAGATPDPRAQAAARKRGVDLSGLRARSVSPDDFARFDLVAGMDENNVEDLLESCPPALRGRVRLFTEFTASRPEGGVADPYYGGPEGFDRMMDLIQEGVEGVLAHLEALEEGAG
- a CDS encoding metallophosphoesterase; amino-acid sequence: MRRCPVLLLVLAAVAARADGPAKGVIYADANANGVRDAAEAGLPGVVVANGRDVAVTDADGAWSLPVTDDTALFVVKPTDYAVPVDAHQRPRHYYLHKPAGSPPGDAAPGVDPTGPLPDSVDFGLIPRPEPRAFDVVVFSDPQARGITEVNYVARDVVPELVGTDAAFGVTLGDTVADDPGLFREVSEAVGTVGIPWYWVFGNHDGNRSAKEDRHADETFERFFGPATYAFWHGGVFFFAFRNMELNADGKLENRFRADDLALLRACLAQVPEEALVVLMMHVPLPAAKNCRELYALVQDRPRVFSMSGHTHEQAHLFLDASRGWKGAEPHHHYIAGTVSGAWWVGERDETGIPHATMNDGGPNGYAVVSFDGADYRVRYQAARRPAGYQMNVYCPDELLRAEAAGAEVTVNFFAGSERCRLDMTLDGGATWLPMERFTGTDPECARMRAMNPHRLDGVWGWDVDEPARTGHLWRARLPERMEPGTHLLTVRATDLFGQTHTGRRVVRILETPRPE
- a CDS encoding integration host factor subunit beta; its protein translation is MTKRELVIEIADKLGFTQGEVAVVVQAMLDTVVDTLARGDRLEVRNFGVFETKSRNARSGRNPRTGASVAISRKRVVTFKPGKAIKELVDAAGRETPAPDGEA
- a CDS encoding alpha/beta fold hydrolase, with protein sequence MTAPTGKCVPFAALVCVLAGVFAAAEAPAEKVAAGSETVVLLHGMGRTRASMWLMEVRLRSAGYTVLNFPYSAKATTMDLLSDDLRAFLAEKVETPVYHLIGHSLGNIILRNGFKRGYPPGLGRIVMLAPPNRPADMARAFKDNPIYRWFTGDSGQQLASEEFYETLPVPPGEFAVIAGDRGQRLTFKEPNDGVVTVESTKLEGMKAWALVHHAHTFIMNSRQVALLCMQFLRHGNFDLPPGLAEDQGEMAGDSHHLTPDDPADD
- a CDS encoding fructosamine kinase family protein, with the translated sequence MSAWTRRTEEVLGAAVASFAPLAGGCVGEVYRARLSDGRDIVVKVDGRAEPRLDVEGRMLSLLAETGAIPVPEVLHAEPRLLAMTLLPGESRFSRVAEAHAAELLAALHNVRGAAHGLPWDTLIGGLPQPNAPCASWVDFYRERRLLHMAGRALEEGALPRGMHRRLAAFCGRLDAWLEEPEHPSLLHGDVWTTNVLARDGRITGFLDPAVHFGHPEVELAFITLFNTFGAAFFDAYTALRPLRPGFFELRRDIYTLYPLLVHVRLFGASYLSGVDNTLRRHGF